The Carassius carassius chromosome 16, fCarCar2.1, whole genome shotgun sequence genome window below encodes:
- the LOC132159695 gene encoding keratin, type I cytoskeletal 19-like, translating to MQSFSRKSLSGSSSRPFSSLSLGGGYSKRIAVGHAPSVYAGAGGSSVRVSYAQSSKSSFDLASALGGGDNGFGASFNEKTTMQNLNDRLASYLEKVRSLEKANAQLEFQIREWYEKRTPVSRDYSHYYVTIEDLRKKIAVASMDNARIILQIDNAKLAAEDFRVKYENELALRQSVDADIAGLRKVLDELTMTRSDLEMQIEGLREELVYLKKNHAEELAALRAQMFSSSVNVEVDAAPQQDMARIMEEIRQQYEGVIDKNSREMESWYKSKFDELNKQVTTRQEDLTLSRSEISDLRRTLQSLEIELQSQLSLKAALEGTLGETESRYTIQLSQLQDVINNLEAELSQVRIDIERQGTEYKLLLDIKTRLELEIAEYRRLLDGEGIQKQTVKVVEIVPPPPKHEPVVTKRVRTIIEEVVDGKVVSRTEDVDVEVVK from the exons ATGCAGTCTTTTTCACGCAAGAGCTTGTCCGGTTCCAGCTCTCGTCCCTTCTCCTCGCTCTCGCTCGGCGGTGGATACTCCAAGCGCATCGCCGTCGGTCATGCGCCAAGTGTCTACGCAGGTGCAGGGGGCTCCAGCGTGCGCGTCTCTTACGCTCAAAGTAGCAAGAGCAGTTTCGACCTGGCCAGCGCGCTCGGCGGCGGTGACAATGGCTTCGGTGCGAGTTTCAACGAGAAGACCACCATGCAGAACCTCAACGACCGTCTGGCGAGCTACCTGGAGAAGGTGCGCTCCCTGGAGAAAGCCAACGCGCAGCTGGAGTTCCAGATCCGGGAGTGGTACGAGAAGAGAACCCCCGTCTCCAGAGACTACAGCCACTATTACGTCACCATTGAAGATCTGCGCAAAAAA ATCGCCGTCGCCAGCATGGACAATGCCAGAATCATCCTTCAGATTGACAACGCCAAACTGGCAGCTGAGGACTTCAGAGTCAA GTATGAGAATGAATTGGCCCTGCGTCAGTCCGTGGATGCCGATATCGCCGGTCTGAGAAAGGTTCTGGACGAACTCACCATGACTCGCTCAGACCTTGAGATGCAGATTGAGGGTCTGAGGGAAGAGCTGGTCTACCTGAAGAAGAACCATGCAGAG GAACTCGCAGCTCTTCGCGCTCAAATGTTCTCCAGCAGCGTAAACGTTGAGGTTGACGCTGCACCTCAGCAAGACATGGCCCGCATCATGGAGGAGATCCGACAGCAATATGAAGGCGTCATTGACAAGAACAGCAGAGAAATGGAGTCCTGGTACAAGAGCAAA TTCGACGAACTGAACAAGCAGGTAACCACCAGACAAGAAGACCTCACATTGTCCCGCAGTGAAATCAGTGATCTTAGGAGGACACTTCAGAGCCTGGAGATTGAACTGCAGTCACAGCTCAGCTTG AAAGCAGCACTAGAAGGCACACTGGGAGAGACAGAGTCACGGTACACCATCCAGCTCAGCCAATTGCAGGACGTCATTAACAACCTGGAGGCGGAGCTTTCTCAGGTGCGCATTGACATCGAAAGACAAGGCACCGAATACAAACTTCTCCTGGACATCAAGACCAGACTAGAGTTGGAGATCGCTGAGTACAGGAGACTTCTGGATGGAGAGGGCATTCA GAAACAAACGGTCAAAGTTGTAGAGATTGTACCTCCTCCTCCCAAGC ACGAACCTGTGGTGACCAAGCGTGTTCGCACAATAATCGAAGAGGTGGTTGATGGAAAGGTCGTTTCTCGAACAGAGGATGTGGACGTTGAGGTCGTGAAGTAA